A DNA window from Allokutzneria albata contains the following coding sequences:
- the cydD gene encoding thiol reductant ABC exporter subunit CydD, translated as MIRALLLVAQGILIVLQAELIARAIARLDPAVLPWLFAVVAGRALVSWAYALHNQRGAARIKADLRVKLARRAHSRPSGGEFATLLTKGLDALDPYHGGYVPQITAAAITPPIVLVRLGFADLTSMVIVLVTLPLIPVFGALIGLRTRDVTERQWEMLNHLGGHFRDVMVGLPTLRAFRRTEHQAGVIRTMAETHRTLTMGALRVAFLSGLVLELVCSLAVALVAVPVGLRLLEGGMELEAALVVLLLTPEAFLPLRALGTRFHSGAEGRAVLAKAERILAEPQPRRTGRTAQLGEIRLKNVTVAYPGRSRPALDRVSLVIEPGEHVAIAGPSGAGKSTLLHVILGFVVPDSGRVSVNGVDLADMDLDRWRRELAWVPQSPHLFAMSIADNLRLGLPDVDENAIREAARAANADEFIRDYNTILGERGTGLSSGQRQRIALARAYLRDAPVVLLDEPTARLDPRSESAIVDAAATLLSDRTAVLVAHRPALRALATRTVHLSQGRT; from the coding sequence GTGATCCGCGCGCTTCTCCTTGTAGCACAGGGAATCCTGATCGTCCTCCAAGCCGAGCTGATCGCACGGGCGATCGCGAGGCTCGATCCGGCGGTGTTGCCGTGGCTGTTCGCGGTGGTGGCCGGACGCGCTTTGGTGAGCTGGGCCTACGCGCTGCACAACCAACGTGGCGCGGCCAGGATCAAAGCGGACCTGCGCGTGAAGCTGGCGCGCCGTGCGCATTCCCGGCCCTCCGGCGGAGAGTTCGCGACTCTGCTGACCAAGGGCCTCGACGCGCTGGACCCGTACCACGGCGGCTATGTCCCGCAGATCACCGCGGCGGCGATCACCCCGCCGATCGTGTTGGTGCGCCTGGGTTTCGCCGACCTGACCTCAATGGTGATCGTGTTGGTCACGCTGCCGCTCATCCCCGTGTTCGGTGCGCTGATCGGCTTGCGGACACGCGATGTCACCGAGCGGCAGTGGGAGATGCTGAACCACCTCGGCGGTCACTTCCGCGATGTGATGGTCGGCCTGCCCACGCTCCGGGCCTTCCGGCGGACGGAGCACCAAGCGGGTGTCATCCGCACGATGGCCGAGACGCATCGCACGCTCACGATGGGCGCCTTGCGCGTCGCGTTCCTCTCCGGCCTGGTGCTGGAGCTTGTGTGCTCCCTCGCCGTCGCGCTCGTCGCGGTCCCTGTCGGGCTCCGCCTGCTCGAAGGCGGCATGGAGCTGGAGGCGGCCCTCGTCGTCCTCTTGCTGACTCCGGAAGCGTTCCTTCCCTTGCGCGCCTTGGGAACCCGCTTCCACTCGGGCGCGGAGGGGCGAGCGGTTCTGGCGAAGGCTGAGCGCATCCTCGCGGAGCCTCAACCGCGTCGCACCGGAAGAACCGCGCAGCTGGGCGAGATCCGCCTGAAGAACGTCACCGTCGCCTACCCGGGCCGCAGCCGCCCCGCGCTGGACAGGGTGTCCCTGGTGATCGAACCGGGCGAACACGTCGCCATCGCCGGGCCGAGCGGGGCGGGGAAATCGACTCTGCTGCACGTGATCCTGGGCTTTGTCGTCCCGGACAGCGGCCGGGTGTCGGTGAACGGCGTGGACCTCGCGGACATGGACCTCGATCGCTGGCGACGCGAGCTGGCCTGGGTACCGCAGAGCCCGCATCTGTTCGCGATGAGCATCGCCGACAACCTCCGCCTCGGGCTGCCGGACGTCGACGAGAACGCGATCAGGGAAGCGGCTCGCGCGGCGAACGCCGACGAGTTCATCAGGGACTACAACACGATCCTCGGTGAGCGCGGCACCGGCCTGTCGTCGGGACAGCGACAGCGGATCGCGCTGGCCAGGGCCTATCTCCGAGACGCACCGGTGGTTCTGCTCGACGAGCCCACCGCCCGGCTCGACCCCCGCAGCGAGTCCGCGATCGTCGATGCCGCTGCCACGCTGCTCAGCGACCGCACTGCGGTCCTTGTCGCGCACCGTCCTGCACTTCGCGCGCTCGCGACGCGCACGGTCCACCTGAGCCAGGGGCGGACGTGA
- a CDS encoding ATP-binding cassette domain-containing protein yields the protein MTGHDVALREVADRRVAVYESLVHQGVSDADALKRMVSDVDSVQDRLLRVRFPVTIALISSAVALTVCLLVQPEAGAVLAAGLALVATVIPAATALASRRTAERKADAHAELTARSLDLVDGAQELAAAGATGAALARADEQAKAVHRVERRAAHIDSAAKATVVLLQGLIAAAVLSFADNQVNAAVLTFTTLAAFELVMPLVDAAQRWYPKANIHKGQTRCLHTELAPGTTAVIGASGAGKTTLLATLAEKHPDARSLTHDAHLFRTSVRANLILAKPDATEAQLREALRQAALLDVVDELPDGLETVVGEGGHGLSGGQRQRMLLARALLADPPVLLLDEPTEGLDQELADAVLDAVLAARADRTTVVVTHETRLERFDRVVELDGGRIIYEGEPRCRNAPASC from the coding sequence TTGACCGGCCACGACGTCGCGCTTCGCGAAGTCGCCGACCGTCGCGTCGCGGTCTACGAATCTCTTGTGCACCAAGGCGTCAGCGACGCCGATGCACTCAAGCGCATGGTGTCCGACGTGGACAGCGTCCAAGACCGCCTGCTACGCGTGCGGTTTCCAGTCACGATCGCTCTCATCTCCTCAGCGGTAGCGCTCACGGTGTGCCTCCTGGTCCAACCCGAGGCCGGAGCCGTGCTAGCGGCCGGACTTGCCTTAGTGGCAACGGTAATCCCCGCGGCGACAGCACTCGCGTCGCGTCGCACGGCTGAGCGGAAGGCCGACGCGCACGCCGAACTGACTGCCCGCAGCCTCGATCTCGTTGACGGAGCACAGGAACTCGCCGCAGCAGGAGCGACAGGGGCCGCGCTGGCCAGAGCCGATGAGCAGGCCAAAGCCGTGCACCGGGTGGAACGACGCGCGGCGCACATCGACAGCGCCGCCAAAGCAACCGTGGTCCTCCTTCAGGGACTCATCGCCGCGGCAGTACTGTCCTTTGCGGACAACCAGGTCAACGCAGCAGTGCTGACCTTCACCACTCTCGCCGCGTTCGAGCTGGTCATGCCGTTGGTGGACGCGGCCCAACGGTGGTACCCGAAAGCGAATATCCACAAGGGACAGACGCGATGCCTGCACACCGAACTCGCGCCCGGAACCACGGCCGTGATCGGTGCCAGCGGTGCGGGGAAGACCACGCTCCTCGCCACTCTCGCCGAGAAACATCCGGACGCGCGGTCGCTCACCCACGACGCGCACCTCTTCCGGACCTCCGTCCGCGCCAACCTCATACTGGCCAAGCCGGACGCGACCGAGGCACAACTCCGCGAAGCCCTTCGGCAGGCCGCGCTGCTCGATGTCGTCGACGAGCTGCCGGACGGTCTCGAAACCGTTGTGGGCGAAGGCGGTCACGGCCTCTCCGGGGGACAGAGGCAACGCATGCTGCTCGCCCGCGCCCTTCTGGCCGACCCGCCGGTGCTCTTGCTCGACGAGCCGACCGAGGGACTTGACCAAGAACTCGCCGACGCGGTGCTGGACGCCGTGCTCGCCGCGCGGGCCGACCGGACCACCGTCGTCGTCACGCACGAAACCCGGCTGGAGCGCTTCGACCGCGTCGTCGAGCTGGACGGCGGCCGGATCATCTACGAAGGGGAACCGCGGTGCAGAAACGCTCCCGCCAGCTGCTGA
- a CDS encoding glycoside hydrolase family 97 protein gives MRRVLTLLAAASLTSVLIAAPAQAAPLNWRLTSPNGDGPVATVVLDEGRLSLSVNRGRTVVLQPSALGLRTSTADLTTGLTFLGEARHRITERYSTVTGRQREHHADAIETTLRFTKAGQRLNLVVRVSSDGLGYRYALPGTGPLTITGEASEYAVPAAARAILLPYNNRNDYESIHRHSTVADAQAGPYGYPSLFKVDDTWMLVSESNMSGAYGATRLTLDTDRRFKVTLPDAGGSVTTAPFTSPWRTLITGDLATVVASDLGTDLAEPSRIADTSWIKPGVSAWSWWGDGTGNLELQKKYVDYAAKQGWEYVLVDSGWVNWQPGQVQELIGYAKARKVGVQLWVRWTDVDTDEERQAKLPLWREWGAVGLKIDFMDSDGQERMRFYDAILEATARTKLLVNFHGSTVPRGIERTWPHVMTLEGVRGAEGIKPKPDRKPFPLAHYTTLPFTRNLAGSMDFTPVTFSAVRDNSDAAELALAVVFESGIQHFADKIANYANLPLVERFLRTVPTVWDRTELLSGDPGDHAVLARRHGNEWYVGGISAADAHTRQVPLRFLGPGRWKAEIYSDTADRRIALSTKAVTARDVLAQPVVRGGGFAIRFSRE, from the coding sequence ATGAGGCGCGTCCTGACCCTGTTGGCCGCCGCGTCGCTGACGTCGGTGCTGATCGCCGCACCAGCCCAAGCTGCGCCCCTGAACTGGCGTCTCACCTCGCCAAATGGCGATGGTCCCGTCGCGACCGTTGTCCTCGACGAAGGTCGGTTGTCCCTGTCGGTCAATCGGGGCCGCACGGTGGTCCTGCAGCCGTCCGCGCTCGGACTGCGCACCTCCACAGCGGACCTGACCACCGGTCTGACCTTCCTCGGCGAAGCAAGACATCGGATCACCGAGCGGTACTCGACCGTCACCGGGCGCCAGCGCGAGCACCACGCCGACGCCATCGAGACCACGCTCCGCTTCACCAAGGCCGGGCAGCGGCTCAACCTGGTCGTCCGGGTCTCCTCCGATGGGCTCGGCTACCGCTACGCGCTCCCCGGAACCGGCCCGCTCACGATCACCGGCGAGGCGTCGGAGTACGCAGTGCCCGCCGCGGCGCGCGCGATCCTGTTGCCCTACAACAACCGCAACGACTACGAGTCCATCCACCGGCACTCGACCGTCGCGGATGCCCAAGCCGGTCCTTACGGCTATCCGTCGCTGTTCAAGGTCGACGACACGTGGATGCTGGTCTCCGAGTCGAACATGAGCGGTGCTTACGGTGCGACGCGCCTGACCCTCGACACCGACCGTCGCTTCAAGGTCACGTTGCCGGACGCGGGCGGGTCGGTGACCACGGCGCCCTTCACCAGTCCCTGGCGCACGCTGATCACCGGAGACCTGGCGACCGTGGTGGCCAGTGACCTCGGCACCGACCTCGCCGAGCCGTCGCGGATCGCCGACACGTCGTGGATCAAGCCCGGGGTGTCTGCCTGGTCGTGGTGGGGCGACGGCACCGGGAACCTCGAACTGCAGAAGAAGTACGTCGACTACGCGGCCAAGCAGGGCTGGGAGTACGTCCTGGTCGACTCGGGCTGGGTCAACTGGCAGCCCGGCCAGGTGCAGGAGCTGATCGGCTACGCGAAGGCGCGCAAGGTCGGCGTGCAGCTGTGGGTGCGCTGGACCGACGTGGACACCGACGAGGAACGGCAGGCCAAGCTCCCGCTGTGGCGCGAGTGGGGCGCGGTCGGTCTCAAGATCGACTTCATGGACTCCGACGGCCAGGAGCGGATGCGCTTCTACGACGCCATCCTCGAAGCGACCGCGCGCACCAAGCTGCTCGTGAACTTCCACGGCTCGACCGTCCCGCGCGGCATCGAGCGCACCTGGCCGCACGTGATGACCCTGGAAGGCGTGCGCGGGGCGGAGGGCATCAAGCCCAAGCCGGACCGCAAGCCGTTCCCGCTCGCGCACTACACGACCCTGCCGTTCACCAGGAACCTCGCCGGATCGATGGACTTCACACCGGTGACCTTCAGCGCGGTGCGGGACAACAGCGACGCCGCCGAGCTCGCGCTGGCCGTGGTCTTCGAGTCAGGCATCCAGCACTTCGCCGACAAGATCGCCAATTACGCGAATCTTCCTCTGGTGGAACGGTTCCTGCGCACGGTCCCCACGGTGTGGGACCGCACGGAGCTGCTCTCCGGTGACCCCGGCGACCACGCCGTCCTGGCCAGGCGGCACGGGAACGAGTGGTACGTGGGCGGGATCAGCGCCGCCGACGCGCACACGAGGCAGGTACCGCTGCGCTTCCTGGGACCGGGCCGCTGGAAGGCGGAGATCTATTCCGACACCGCCGACCGCAGGATCGCGTTGTCCACCAAGGCGGTCACGGCGCGCGACGTTTTGGCGCAGCCCGTAGTCCGCGGCGGCGGCTTCGCCATCCGGTTCAGTCGGGAGTAG
- a CDS encoding acetoin utilization protein AcuC, with product MGERVAVVWDESFLGYDLGGDHPLNPIRLDLTIRLATELGVLDGIELITPRSATDAEIELVHDPSYLAAVQAAPYSGWDVGHGLGTADNPVFDRMHEASALVAGGSLVAAERIASGAADRAINIGGGLHHAMTSHAAGFCVYNDCSIAIAWLLENGFERIAYLDVDVHHGDGVQAAFYGDPRVLTISVHQHPMTLWPGTGYPRELGTGGAEGTSVNLALPPGTKDSGWLRAFNAVVPAALAEFRPQILVTQCGADTHREDPLADLSLTVDGHRAIYHRLRELAQLHAGGKWLALGGGGYSLFRVVPRSWTHLLATVIDRDLDPDTTIPAGWMARTAPIAPNTALPTTLSDGGDPAFEPWDGTAETQLDNAIVATRRAIFPLIGLDPDDPRD from the coding sequence ATGGGTGAGCGCGTCGCGGTGGTGTGGGACGAGAGTTTCCTCGGGTACGACCTCGGAGGGGACCACCCGCTGAACCCGATCCGCCTCGACCTCACCATCCGCCTGGCGACCGAGCTGGGCGTGCTCGACGGCATCGAGCTGATCACGCCGCGGTCCGCGACCGACGCCGAGATCGAGCTGGTGCACGATCCGAGCTACCTGGCCGCGGTGCAGGCCGCGCCGTACTCCGGCTGGGACGTCGGGCACGGGCTGGGCACCGCGGACAACCCGGTCTTCGACCGCATGCACGAGGCGTCGGCGCTGGTGGCAGGTGGTTCGCTCGTCGCGGCCGAGCGGATCGCCTCCGGCGCGGCCGACCGCGCGATCAACATCGGCGGCGGCCTGCACCACGCGATGACCTCGCACGCGGCCGGGTTCTGCGTCTACAACGACTGCTCGATCGCCATCGCCTGGTTGCTGGAGAACGGGTTCGAGCGGATCGCCTACCTCGACGTGGACGTGCACCACGGAGACGGCGTGCAGGCCGCCTTCTACGGCGACCCGCGGGTGTTGACGATCTCCGTCCACCAGCACCCGATGACGCTGTGGCCCGGTACCGGCTACCCCCGCGAGCTGGGCACCGGCGGGGCGGAGGGCACCTCGGTCAACCTCGCGCTCCCGCCCGGCACGAAGGACTCGGGGTGGCTGCGGGCGTTCAACGCCGTGGTGCCCGCCGCGCTCGCCGAGTTCCGGCCCCAGATTCTGGTGACGCAGTGCGGCGCGGACACCCACCGCGAGGACCCGCTCGCCGACCTCTCGCTCACCGTCGACGGGCACCGCGCCATCTACCACCGGCTGCGCGAACTCGCCCAGCTGCACGCCGGCGGCAAGTGGCTCGCCCTTGGCGGAGGCGGGTATTCGCTCTTCCGGGTGGTTCCGCGCTCGTGGACGCACCTGCTCGCTACGGTGATCGACCGCGACCTGGACCCCGACACGACGATTCCCGCAGGATGGATGGCCCGCACCGCGCCCATCGCGCCGAACACCGCGCTGCCGACCACGCTCTCCGACGGCGGCGACCCGGCGTTCGAGCCCTGGGACGGCACGGCAGAGACACAGCTCGACAACGCGATCGTGGCCACCCGGCGGGCGATCTTCCCCCTGATCGGGCTGGACCCCGACGATCCGCGCGACTGA